The following proteins are encoded in a genomic region of Chelmon rostratus isolate fCheRos1 chromosome 3, fCheRos1.pri, whole genome shotgun sequence:
- the cldnd1b gene encoding claudin domain-containing protein 1b has protein sequence MVDNRYATALVIGSVLSLLATVYLSVAVGTQHWYQYNSPAVKREGSNASELREDFINGEFDEKTYSDTMFRLNGTLGLWWRCILVPGRSHWFKEPDPKMETQCVSFTLPQQFSPKYKYPGNQNSEEDLLRTYLWRCQFLLPLVSLALVFLSGLVGVCACLCRSFTPTLGVGVLHLLAGLCSLGTVCCFLAGVDLLHQYSPPPEGVEGSLGWSLYLALISFPLQMMAAALFLWAARSHRKNYTRMTAYRVA, from the exons ATGGTAGACAACCGCTACGCCACAGCTCTGGTCATCGGCTCGGTGCTGAGCCTGCTGGCCACGGTGTACCTCTCTGTGGCCGTGGGAACTCAGCACTGGTACCAGTACAACAGTCCAGCAGTAAAACGTGAGGGGAGCAACGCCTCCGAGCTCAGAGAGGACTTCATCAAtggagagtttgatgagaagacCTACAGCGACACCATGTTCCGCCTGAACGGCACCCTGGGACTGTGGTGGAGGTGCATCCTGGTGCCGGGCCGGTCACACTGGTTCAAAGAGCCAG ATCCGAAGATGGAGACACAGTGTGTGAGCTTCACTCTTCCTCAGCAGTTCAGTCCAAAGTACAAATACCCTGGAAACCAAAACAGCGAAGAAGATCTGCTGAGAACAT ACTTGTGGAGGTGCCAGTTTCTCCTGCCTTTGGTGTCTCTGGCCTTGGTGTTCCTCAGCGGTCTTGTTGGAGTCTGCGCCTGCCTGTGTCGCAGCTTCACCCCCACCTTGGGTGTGGGAGTGCTCCATCTACTTGCAG GCCTCTGCTCTCTGGGCACCGTCTGCTGCTTCCTGGCCGGGGTGGATTTGCTCCACCAGTACTCCCCACCGCCGGAGGGGGTGGAGGGCTCGCTGGGCTGGTCCCTCTACCTCGCCCTCATCTCCTTCCCCCTTCAGATGATGGCAGCTGCCTTGTTCCTGTGGGCGGCCAGGAGTCACCGCAAAAACTACACCCGCATGACTGCTTACAGAGTAGCCTGA